A genome region from Bufo gargarizans isolate SCDJY-AF-19 chromosome 2, ASM1485885v1, whole genome shotgun sequence includes the following:
- the IL17B gene encoding interleukin-17B, which produces MLGSNRLLILYASSLLLVHVLSSDTLKPSKNRKKGHAKGKESSNKDKGHGKTSPDPVLGVNSFAPSQIYSLVEEYEQSLMEMVNQLRNGSEPSGGKCEVNLRLWLSNRRSLSPWTYSINHDENRIPVDIPEARCLCSGCVNPFTMREDLSMSSIAIYSKIPVRRRFCENSLEGLRGRRRKKCHKEYTAVMENIAVGCTCIF; this is translated from the exons CTAATTTTGTATGCCAGTTCACTCCTCCTcgtccatgtcctcagctcagaCACATTGAAGCCTTCTAAAAACAGGAAAAAGGGTCATGCCAAAGGAAAGGAGAGTTCCAATAAGGACAAAGGCCACGGGAAAACATCTCCAGACCCCGTGCTGGGTGTAAATTCTTTTGCTCCTTCACAAATTTATAGTTTAGTGGAGGAATATGAACAAAGTTTAATGGAGATGGTGAACCAGCTGCGAAATGGCTCAGAACCTTCTGGTGGAAAATGTGAAGTGAACCTGAGGCTTTGGCTTTCTAACCGAAGAAGCCTATCACCCTGGACTTATAG CATAAACCATGATGAGAACCGTATCCCAGTCGACATACCAGAAGCTCGATGTTTGTGCTCTGGCTGTGTCAACCCTTTTACCATGCGGGAGGACCTGAGCATGTCCAGCATTGCCATCTATAGCAAGATACCCGTACGCAGGCGTTTTTGTGAGAACAGCTTAGAAGGACTGAGgggaagaagaaggaagaagtgcCACAAAGAATACACCGCTGTCATGGAGAACATAGCTGTAGGCTGTACCTGTATCTTCTGA